One window of the Triticum dicoccoides isolate Atlit2015 ecotype Zavitan chromosome 3B, WEW_v2.0, whole genome shotgun sequence genome contains the following:
- the LOC119276151 gene encoding uncharacterized protein LOC119276151: MGPPPQGRCFPFGAPWAWRIGEQSMPYIRRSLDAMDDREGGWNGGAGLLFSLRFDPMRAGFDRALASFPVSALISRLLGWGKNSGQGRPQGAVMVAAAVALYAAALFVSDQQPRRRRLAASAAARPTFATRPRALPTPDDGLRILSSNDEYLENVIHRVSIGAGDDEPVLVARVQTMPPDVAGATSAWETEHDRLEKEEVERFKQLWLSLVEREQRLELRLMDLDGLIEQEATVKELENRVGLAAVEARLLELKVLSLGEENERLKAQAAELEAVRAQLGRAKEKLRALKERVQVEREESQSEATALRDKVTELENTGEKRERVLAAEAAELRRAKAALEEENRELARRLRDAEQVSSAVSLVREDDMVDEASYLREANERLTRQIEQLHSDHCAHVEELVYLKWVNACLRHDLRGGDHHPSSAQQDQDGAGSAMPSAMDLSKSMSYRSSEKAKELMLQYGSLGLDGYDPVLFSPLNESTYGDGESHQQRVGDQDEPGRSPVVPSPAAAAAAPEHRAGHGKLKFLRNIKKLLASSRRSHGHDRKSKKAAPDHEHLEKAMRWLSSSSHDALGADSSYESTPLSSCDRTPLSSVTTVDLHARARAGGAPSAPRLETETKLARSKSDNGASFGREATRYHALRPDRPAGPGTDGLHSPEKIRRYSDELTSS, translated from the exons ATGGGGCCTCCTCCTCAAGGTCGCTGCTTCCCCTTCGGCGCCCCCTGGGCATGGCGAATTGGAGAGCAGAGCATGCCCTACATACGGCGCTCGCTTGACGCCATGGACGACCGGGAGGGAGGCTGGAATGGAGGAGCTGGCCTCTTATTCTCCCTCCGGTTTGACCCCATGAGGGCGGGCTTCGATCGTGCTCTGGCCAGCTTCCCTGTTTCTGCGCTGATTAGCCGCCTTCTTGGATGGGGCAAGAACAGTGGCCAAGGGAGGCCGCAGGGGGCCGTGATGGTCGCCGCCGCCGTTGCTCTTTACGCGGCTGCGCTCTTTGTTTCAGATCAGCAGCCTCGCCGGCGACGCCTGGCTGCTTCTGCTGCAGCTAGGCCAACTTTTG CAACCAGACCTCGTGCTCTGCCTACGCCGGACGATGGCCTCAGAATTCTGTCATCGAAT GATGAATATCTGGAAAACGTGATCCACCGCGTGTCGATCGGTGCCGGGGACGATGAGCCGGTTCTGGTGGCAAGAGTTCAGACCATGCCACCCGACGTGGCTGGAGCAACCTCTGCATGGGAAACGGAGCACGATAGGCTGGAGAAGGAAGAGGTCGAGCGATTCAAGCAGCTGTGGCTGTCGCTCGTGGAGCGGGAGCAGAGGCTGGAGCTCCGGCTGATGGACCTCGACGGCCTTATAGAGCAAGAGGCCACCGTGAAAGAGCTCGAGAACCGCGTCGGCCTCGCCGCCGTGGAGGCGCGGCTCCTGGAGCTCAAGGTCTTGTCGCTGGGTGAGGAGAACGAGAGGCTCAAGGCCCAGGCGGCGGAGCTGGAGGCCGTCCGGGCCCagctggggcgcgccaaggagaagcTGCGGGCGCTCAAGGAGCGGGTGCAGGTGGAGCGGGAGGAGTCTCAGAGCGAGGCGACGGCGCTCCGGGACAAGGTGACGGAGCTGGAAAATACCGGcgaaaagagggagagggtgctggcggcggaggcggcggagctaCGGAGGGCCAAGGCCGCGCTGGAGGAGGAGAACAGGGAGCTTGCTCGGAGGTTGCGGGATGCGGAGCAGGTCTCCTCCGCTGTTAGTTTGGTTCGTGAG GACGACATGGTTGATGAGGCAAGCTACCTGAGGGAGGCGAACGAGAGGCTGACGAGGCAGATCGAGCAGCTACACAGCGACCACTGCGCGCACGTCGAGGAGCTCGTATACCTCAAGTGGGTCAACGCCTGCCTCCGCCACGACCTCCGTGGCGGCGACCATCACCCCTCGTCCGCCCAGCAAGATCAGGACGGGGCTGGCAGCGCCATGCCGTCGGCCATGGACCTGAGCAAGAGCATGAGCTACCGCTCCAGCGAGAAGGCCAAGGAGCTCATGCTCCAGTATGGCAGCCTCGGCCTCGACGGCTACGACCCCGTGCTCTTCTCGCCGCTCAACGAGTCGACATACGGCGATGGCGAAAGTCACCAGCAGCGCGTTGGAGATCAGGACGAGCCAGGGCGGAGCCCGGTCGTGCCGTCGccggccgcggccgcggccgcgccCGAGCATCGGGCCGGGCATGGCAAGCTCAAGTTTCTGAGGAATATCAAGAAGCTGCTGGcgagcagcaggaggagccacggcCACGACCGCAAGAGCAAGAAGGCCGCGCCGGACCACGAGCATCTggagaaggcgatgcggtggctgtCCTCCAGCAGCCACGACGCGCTCGGCGCAGACAGCTCGTACGAGAGCACGCCGCTGTCGTCGTGCGACCGGACGCCGCTGAGCAGCGTGACGACCGTGGACTTGCACGCCCGTGCGCGCGCCGGGGGGGCGCCCTCCGCGCCGAGGCTGGAGACGGAGACTAAGCTGGCGAGGTCCAAGAGCGACAATGGCGCGTCCTTCGGGCGGGAGGCGACCAGGTACCACGCTCTCCGGCCGGACCGCCCGGCCGGTCCCGGGACAGACGGGTTACACTCGCCGGAGAAGATTAGAAGGTACTCAGACGAGTTGACAAGCTCCTGA